A window of Nitrospirota bacterium genomic DNA:
ATTTCTTTGCAGGAAGATGAGCTTTCATGGAAAGAATGGCTGTCCCATATAAAACGGGATATAAACATCAGATGCTGGGAGATAAAAAATTGCGATAAAAAAGATTGCCCGGCTTTTATGAATTCATGCGGCAGGTGCTGGATCATCGCAGGCACAATGTGCGGCGACGTGCCGCACGGCCAGTTTGCCATAAAATACGGCAACTGCATCAAATGCAACGTGTATCAGGAAGCCGTGCTTGCAAACCCTGAAAATGAGATATACGAGCACCTGATCGTCCTTGTCCACAGCTTAAGATCCAAACATCTGGAACTTAAGACATTGGCGCTGCATGACATACTCACCGGCCTTTACAATAGAAATTACCTGGATATATACCTTGAAAGAGAACAAAAGAAGATCAAAAGATACGGCGGAAGTTTAACCTGCTTCATGTTCGACCTCAACAACTTCAAACATATAAATGACACTTACGGGCATCTGCACGGAGACGGAGTATTAAGAGAATTTGCTTCGATCCTGAAAAACTCCATCAGAGACACCGACCTCATAGTACGTTACGGCGGGGA
This region includes:
- a CDS encoding GGDEF domain-containing protein, with amino-acid sequence MSKEKELDNIFQNFREDLRGFIDISLQEDELSWKEWLSHIKRDINIRCWEIKNCDKKDCPAFMNSCGRCWIIAGTMCGDVPHGQFAIKYGNCIKCNVYQEAVLANPENEIYEHLIVLVHSLRSKHLELKTLALHDILTGLYNRNYLDIYLEREQKKIKRYGGSLTCFMFDLNNFKHINDTYGHLHGDGVLREFASILKNSIRDTDLIVRYGGDEFFIIKPESSGHENDIMLQRIRQNIAKWNEEYGSENYSLSFSYGHAVYDQDKDIEQVIEKADAEMYKDKQKHQKPL